The Mycolicibacterium mageritense genome contains a region encoding:
- a CDS encoding acyl-CoA carboxylase subunit beta, whose protein sequence is MTNKTTAELLADLRDKLELAKEPGGEKAVAKREKKGIPSARARIHALLDPGSFLEIGALCKTPGDPNALYGDGVVTGHGTINGRPVGVFSHDQTVFQGTVGEMFGRKVARLMEWVAMVGCPMIGINDSGGARIQDAVTSLAWYAELGRRHELLRGMVPEISIILGKCAGGAVYSPIQTDLVVAVRDQGYMFVTGPDVIKDVTGEDVSLDELGGADAQARYGNIHQVVEDEAAAFQYVRDYLSFLPANTFDDPPIVNPGLEPEITPHDLELDSIVPDADNTAYDMHEILLRIFDDGDVFDVAAQRGQAMITAFARVDGHPVGVIANQPMHMSGAIDNEASDKAAGFIRFCDSYNLPLVFVVDTPGFLPGVEQEKGGIIKRGGRFLNAVVEADVPKVTITIRKSYGGAYAVMGSKQLSADLNFAWPTARIAVIGAEGAAQLLVKRFPDPTAPEVQKIRADFIEGYNLNMATPWIAAERGFIDAVIQPHETRLLLRKSLHLLRDKQKHGRVQRKHGLLPI, encoded by the coding sequence GTGACGAACAAGACCACCGCCGAGCTGCTGGCCGACCTGCGCGACAAGCTCGAGCTGGCCAAGGAACCCGGCGGTGAGAAGGCCGTCGCCAAGCGCGAGAAGAAGGGCATCCCGTCGGCTCGCGCCAGGATCCACGCGTTGCTCGACCCGGGCAGCTTCCTGGAGATCGGCGCGCTGTGCAAGACGCCCGGTGATCCGAACGCGCTCTACGGCGACGGCGTCGTCACCGGTCACGGCACCATCAACGGGCGCCCGGTCGGCGTGTTCAGCCACGACCAGACGGTTTTCCAGGGCACGGTCGGCGAGATGTTCGGCCGCAAGGTGGCCCGGCTCATGGAGTGGGTGGCCATGGTCGGCTGCCCGATGATCGGCATCAACGACTCCGGCGGCGCCCGCATCCAGGACGCCGTGACCTCGCTGGCCTGGTACGCCGAACTCGGCCGCCGCCACGAGCTGCTGCGCGGCATGGTTCCCGAGATCTCGATCATCCTCGGCAAATGTGCAGGCGGCGCGGTGTATTCGCCGATCCAGACCGACCTCGTGGTCGCGGTGCGGGACCAGGGCTACATGTTCGTCACCGGGCCGGACGTCATCAAGGACGTCACCGGTGAGGACGTGTCCCTCGACGAGCTCGGCGGCGCGGACGCGCAGGCCCGCTACGGCAACATCCACCAGGTGGTCGAGGACGAGGCCGCGGCGTTCCAGTATGTACGCGATTACCTGAGCTTCCTGCCCGCCAACACCTTTGACGATCCGCCGATCGTCAACCCGGGCCTTGAGCCGGAGATCACACCGCATGACCTCGAATTGGATTCGATCGTGCCGGACGCCGACAACACGGCCTACGACATGCATGAGATCCTGTTGCGGATCTTCGACGACGGCGACGTGTTCGATGTGGCCGCGCAGCGCGGCCAGGCGATGATCACGGCGTTCGCGCGCGTCGACGGGCATCCGGTCGGCGTGATCGCCAACCAGCCGATGCACATGTCGGGAGCCATCGACAACGAGGCGTCGGACAAGGCCGCCGGGTTCATCCGGTTCTGCGACTCCTACAACCTGCCTTTGGTTTTCGTGGTCGACACCCCGGGCTTCCTGCCGGGTGTCGAGCAGGAGAAGGGCGGCATCATCAAGCGCGGCGGCCGGTTCCTCAACGCCGTCGTGGAGGCCGACGTGCCCAAGGTGACCATCACCATCCGCAAGTCCTACGGCGGCGCGTACGCGGTGATGGGTTCCAAGCAGCTCTCGGCCGACCTGAACTTCGCGTGGCCGACGGCGCGCATCGCGGTGATCGGTGCAGAAGGTGCGGCGCAGCTGCTGGTGAAGCGCTTCCCGGATCCCACGGCCCCCGAGGTGCAGAAGATCCGTGCCGACTTCATCGAGGGCTACAACCTCAACATGGCCACGCCGTGGATCGCGGCCGAGCGCGGCTTCATCGACGCCGTCATCCAGCCGCACGAGACCCGGCTGCTGCTGCGCAAGTCGCTGCACCTGTTGCGCGACAAGCAGAAGCACGGCCGCGTGCAGCGCAAGCACGGCCTGTTGCCGATCTAG
- a CDS encoding PucR family transcriptional regulator has translation MDAAVAAASAVVMDRLIARQSAVSRTVQHALASDITQLRGDPELVQLLGSSVAGNVETIFHALRHDISLGNIEPPTAALEYARRVAQRGVPMDALVRAYRLGHALVIDAAAAEVNEAGLDAQTGLAVFERITSVSFRYIDWISQQVVVVYETERERWLANQNSARALRVREVLATPMSSAEADSDTLTAALRYPMQRTHLAVVLWWPADCDREDGLARLEVILRGIAEAVGAHGHPLFIPADRNTGWGWVPLPATASADAIEVARDFLRTQDNAPAVALGVPLRGVDGFRRSHHQAVRARAVAIAAGTGGVTAATDPGLAAAALLGENLDAAREFVTDTLGALASDTDNDARLRDTLQVYLRHGASYKAAGEELNLHFNSVKYRVGRAEERRGRPIENDRLDVELALLLCQRYRSAVLAGN, from the coding sequence ATGGACGCCGCTGTCGCTGCCGCCTCAGCCGTCGTGATGGACCGCTTGATCGCGCGGCAATCCGCGGTGAGCCGCACCGTGCAACACGCGCTGGCCAGCGACATCACGCAGCTGCGCGGCGACCCCGAGTTGGTGCAGCTGCTGGGCTCCAGTGTTGCGGGCAACGTCGAGACCATCTTCCATGCGCTGCGCCACGACATATCGCTGGGCAACATCGAACCGCCCACCGCGGCCCTCGAGTACGCGCGCCGCGTGGCCCAGCGCGGAGTGCCCATGGATGCGCTGGTGCGCGCGTACCGGCTGGGGCACGCGCTCGTGATCGACGCGGCCGCCGCCGAGGTCAACGAGGCCGGCCTGGACGCGCAGACCGGGTTGGCGGTGTTCGAACGCATCACCTCGGTGTCGTTCCGGTACATCGACTGGATCAGCCAGCAGGTGGTGGTGGTCTACGAAACCGAACGCGAGCGGTGGCTGGCCAATCAGAACAGCGCCAGGGCCCTGCGAGTGCGTGAGGTGCTCGCGACGCCCATGTCGTCGGCGGAGGCCGATTCCGACACCCTCACCGCCGCGCTGCGGTACCCGATGCAGCGCACGCACCTGGCCGTGGTGTTGTGGTGGCCGGCGGATTGTGACCGCGAGGACGGGCTCGCGCGGCTCGAGGTGATCCTGCGCGGTATCGCAGAAGCTGTTGGAGCGCACGGTCATCCGTTGTTCATCCCGGCCGACCGCAACACCGGGTGGGGCTGGGTTCCGTTGCCGGCGACGGCGAGTGCGGACGCGATAGAGGTGGCCCGCGACTTCCTCCGCACGCAGGACAACGCGCCCGCCGTGGCCCTCGGCGTCCCGCTGCGCGGCGTCGACGGCTTCCGCCGATCGCACCATCAGGCCGTCCGGGCCCGCGCGGTGGCGATCGCCGCGGGCACCGGTGGCGTCACCGCCGCAACCGATCCGGGGCTCGCCGCGGCGGCCCTGCTGGGTGAGAACCTGGATGCGGCACGCGAATTCGTCACCGACACGCTGGGCGCGCTGGCATCGGACACCGACAACGACGCCCGGCTACGGGACACGCTGCAGGTCTATCTGCGCCACGGCGCGAGCTACAAGGCCGCGGGCGAGGAACTCAACCTGCACTTCAATTCCGTGAAGTACCGAGTCGGCCGGGCTGAGGAGCGGCGTGGGCGCCCGATCGAAAACGACCGGCTCGACGTGGAATTGGCGCTGTTGCTGTGTCAGCGCTACCGCTCCGCGGTGTTGGCCGGCAACTGA
- a CDS encoding class I adenylate-forming enzyme family protein: MSLSTLPDRRAAAVPHAPAVADDALDLDNTAFLDAVTRAAAALRAAGVGSGDVVAIRLPNRAEFVVALFAAWRLGAAVTPISPTLVPAEMAYQVADAGSKVLLGDSPLDAEVPVVTLDDLAAAEPDPVAPAGNAADALALLIYTSGTTGRPKGVMLDHANVDAMCAMVIEGFALTGADHSLLILPLFHVNGIVVSTLSPLIAGGRTTIAGRFDPATFFGRIESTRATYFSAVPTIYTILAGLPPEVRPDTSSVRFAVCGAAPASVELLDRFERRYGIGVIEGYGLSEGSCASTGNPLDGKRKPGTVGIPLPGQEIRIVDTMGTPVPQGEAGEVIIKGPNVMRGYLNRPEETAKTVVDGWLHTGDIGRFDEDGYLILVDRAKDMIIRGGENIYPKEIETVVYQLPAIAEAAVVGRANPLYGEEPVLFASLHPGAELDAGRIREHLAASLSKYKLPVDITILPELPKNPVGKIDKPSLRKTLTAART, translated from the coding sequence ATGTCGCTCTCCACTCTGCCCGACCGCCGCGCTGCCGCGGTACCTCATGCACCCGCCGTCGCCGACGACGCGCTCGATCTCGACAACACGGCATTCCTCGATGCCGTGACCCGGGCCGCGGCCGCGTTGCGGGCCGCCGGCGTCGGCTCCGGTGACGTTGTCGCGATCAGACTGCCCAACCGCGCCGAGTTCGTCGTCGCGCTCTTCGCGGCCTGGCGCCTCGGTGCCGCGGTCACCCCGATCAGCCCCACCCTGGTCCCTGCCGAGATGGCCTATCAGGTCGCCGACGCAGGCTCAAAGGTGCTGCTCGGGGACAGCCCGCTCGACGCCGAGGTGCCGGTGGTAACGCTCGACGACCTGGCAGCCGCTGAGCCCGACCCGGTCGCACCCGCCGGCAACGCCGCCGACGCACTGGCCCTGCTGATCTACACGAGCGGGACCACGGGCCGGCCCAAGGGCGTCATGCTCGACCACGCCAACGTCGATGCCATGTGCGCCATGGTGATCGAGGGTTTCGCGCTCACCGGCGCCGACCACAGTCTGCTGATCCTGCCGCTGTTCCACGTCAACGGCATCGTGGTCAGCACCCTGTCGCCGCTCATCGCGGGCGGCCGGACGACGATCGCGGGCCGGTTCGACCCCGCCACGTTCTTCGGCCGGATCGAAAGCACGCGCGCCACCTACTTTTCCGCGGTGCCGACGATCTACACCATATTGGCCGGGTTGCCGCCCGAGGTGCGGCCCGACACCAGCTCGGTGCGGTTCGCGGTGTGCGGCGCGGCCCCCGCCAGCGTCGAACTGCTCGACCGGTTCGAACGGCGCTACGGCATCGGCGTCATCGAGGGCTACGGCCTGTCCGAGGGATCGTGCGCCAGCACGGGCAACCCGCTCGACGGCAAGCGCAAGCCGGGCACGGTCGGTATCCCGCTGCCGGGTCAGGAGATCCGGATCGTGGACACCATGGGCACGCCGGTGCCGCAAGGTGAGGCGGGCGAGGTGATCATCAAGGGCCCCAACGTGATGCGCGGCTACTTGAACCGGCCCGAGGAGACCGCGAAGACCGTCGTCGACGGTTGGCTGCACACCGGCGACATCGGACGTTTCGACGAGGACGGCTACCTGATCCTGGTGGACCGCGCCAAGGACATGATCATCCGCGGCGGTGAGAACATCTATCCCAAGGAGATCGAGACCGTCGTCTACCAGTTGCCCGCGATCGCCGAGGCGGCCGTGGTGGGCCGGGCCAACCCGCTCTACGGCGAAGAGCCCGTGCTGTTCGCGTCGCTGCACCCCGGTGCCGAGCTGGACGCCGGCCGCATTCGCGAACACCTGGCCGCGTCGCTGTCGAAATACAAACTGCCCGTGGATATCACGATCCTTCCGGAACTGCCCAAGAACCCCGTCGGCAAGATCGACAAGCCGTCGCTGCGCAAGACGCTCACCGCCGCCCGAACCTGA
- a CDS encoding DUF3556 domain-containing protein encodes MGFVKPTLPDVDFEEFLRMPLMERIRIMTTKWADHGLGAPRMIHVLYIVKLVFFYALGGVVVATTTSHLPAFWHVSQWWDQPIVYQKLILWTVLLELIGLAGSWGPLAGKTKPMTGGYRFWAKVNTIRLRPWKAVPFTGGDRRTWFDVIVYLALNVSVVVALVLPGVPSDSLSKVLPDNTSGLVSPSLLIVPMVLLVVIGLRDKTIFLAARGEQYLPALLFFATLPFVDMIIAGKLLIGTVWIWAGISKFGLHFTNVIPPMVSNSPTIGLKWLKRAHYRNYPHDLRPSHLATFMAHGPGSFVEIVAPLALLLSPWPWLTFGAATVMVCFHLFIISTFPLAVPVEWNVLFAYLTVFLFLGFPNWDGYAIADMSSPWLTVALLAGLCFFPVLGNLRPDLVSFLPAMRQYAGNWASAVWTFTPGAEQKLNRVTRSSPNTVDQYIDFGWAPMEAEVFTQQIIAWRALHSQGRGLYSVLLKSLPDIDTRTVREGEMACNTIIGFNFGDGHLHNEDLIAAIQTEAQFEPGEFVVAWVESQPIHKKTQEYKVIDAALGVIERGTWNVADLVDEQPWLPNGPIPLNVTWQRAGVRA; translated from the coding sequence ATGGGATTCGTCAAACCGACGTTGCCAGACGTCGACTTCGAAGAGTTTCTGCGGATGCCGCTCATGGAGCGCATCCGGATCATGACCACCAAGTGGGCCGACCACGGCCTCGGCGCGCCCCGCATGATCCACGTGCTCTACATCGTCAAACTCGTCTTCTTCTACGCGCTCGGCGGCGTCGTCGTCGCGACCACGACCTCGCACCTGCCTGCCTTCTGGCATGTGTCGCAGTGGTGGGACCAGCCCATCGTGTACCAGAAGCTGATCCTGTGGACCGTCCTGCTTGAGCTCATCGGCCTAGCCGGATCGTGGGGGCCGCTCGCAGGCAAGACCAAGCCGATGACCGGCGGTTACCGATTCTGGGCCAAGGTCAACACGATTCGGCTGCGGCCGTGGAAGGCTGTGCCGTTCACGGGCGGTGACCGGCGGACCTGGTTCGACGTCATCGTGTACCTGGCGCTGAACGTGAGTGTGGTGGTGGCGCTGGTGCTGCCCGGTGTGCCCAGCGACTCACTGTCGAAGGTGTTGCCGGACAACACTTCCGGCCTGGTGAGCCCGAGTTTGCTGATCGTGCCGATGGTGCTGCTGGTGGTCATCGGCCTGCGGGACAAGACGATCTTCCTGGCCGCCCGCGGTGAGCAGTACCTGCCCGCGCTGCTGTTCTTCGCGACGCTGCCGTTCGTCGACATGATCATCGCGGGCAAGCTGCTGATCGGCACGGTGTGGATCTGGGCGGGCATCTCGAAGTTCGGTCTGCACTTCACCAACGTCATCCCGCCGATGGTGAGCAACAGCCCGACCATCGGCCTCAAGTGGCTCAAACGCGCGCACTACCGCAACTATCCGCATGATCTGCGTCCGTCACACCTGGCGACGTTCATGGCGCACGGGCCGGGAAGTTTCGTGGAGATCGTCGCGCCGCTTGCGCTGCTGCTGTCCCCGTGGCCGTGGCTCACGTTCGGCGCGGCCACGGTGATGGTGTGCTTCCACCTGTTCATCATCTCGACGTTCCCGCTCGCGGTTCCCGTGGAATGGAACGTGCTGTTCGCCTACCTGACCGTCTTTCTGTTCCTCGGCTTCCCGAACTGGGACGGCTACGCGATCGCGGACATGTCCTCGCCCTGGCTGACCGTCGCCCTGCTGGCCGGGTTGTGCTTCTTCCCGGTGCTGGGCAACCTGCGACCCGATCTGGTGTCGTTCCTGCCCGCCATGCGGCAGTACGCGGGCAACTGGGCTTCGGCGGTGTGGACCTTCACCCCGGGCGCCGAGCAGAAACTCAACCGGGTCACCCGGTCGTCGCCCAACACGGTGGACCAGTACATCGATTTCGGATGGGCGCCGATGGAGGCCGAGGTCTTCACGCAGCAGATCATCGCGTGGCGGGCGCTGCACAGCCAGGGTCGCGGGCTGTACTCGGTGCTGCTCAAGAGCCTGCCCGACATCGACACCCGCACCGTGCGGGAAGGCGAGATGGCGTGCAACACGATCATCGGCTTCAACTTCGGTGACGGTCACCTGCACAATGAAGATCTGATCGCCGCGATCCAGACCGAGGCGCAGTTCGAACCGGGCGAGTTCGTGGTGGCATGGGTGGAATCACAACCGATCCACAAGAAGACCCAGGAGTACAAGGTGATCGACGCGGCACTCGGGGTGATCGAACGGGGCACGTGGAACGTCGCGGATCTGGTCGACGAGCAGCCCTGGCTGCCCAACGGACCCATCCCCCTGAACGTGACGTGGCAGCGGGCCGGGGTGCGGGCGTGA
- a CDS encoding phytoene desaturase family protein: MSTAVVVGGGPNGLAAAITLAGRGVDVTVLEACDEIGGGVRSSSEGGLVHDQCAAIHPMAVGSAFLSGLGLDRHGLRWRWPEIDCAHPLDGGGAGLLHRSVEATAAALGEDGGRWRAAFGGPAARFDVLAQDIMGPLLRVPKHPLALARFGAPTVLPAAVFTRLFRTPQARALFGGVAAHTFQPLHHPLTSAIGLGIITAGHRHGWPVAEGGSQAITDALAAVLAELGVKVETGVHVTSAAQLPPADVTMFDIAPTAVADILGDRLPRRVAHGFRRFRYGPGAFKVDFAVEGPVPWTNPQVGRAGTVHLGGDFDEIAATERDIHAGRMPRRPFVLVGQQYLADPSRSSGNVNPVYSYAHVPHGYTGDATEAIIGQFERFAPGFRERIVGMAVRSTTEMSVYNPNYVGGDICTGAKDIRQLVFGPRTTLQPYRVGVPGMFICSAATPPGPGAHGMCGANAAEQALTFLARAVA; encoded by the coding sequence GTGAGCACCGCGGTGGTGGTCGGTGGTGGGCCCAACGGGCTCGCCGCCGCCATCACGCTGGCCGGCCGCGGCGTCGACGTCACGGTGCTGGAGGCCTGCGACGAGATCGGCGGCGGGGTGCGGTCGTCGAGCGAGGGCGGCTTGGTCCATGACCAGTGCGCGGCGATCCACCCGATGGCGGTCGGCTCGGCGTTCCTGAGTGGGCTCGGACTCGACCGCCACGGCCTGCGGTGGCGCTGGCCCGAGATCGACTGCGCGCATCCGCTCGACGGTGGCGGCGCGGGCCTGCTGCACCGCAGTGTCGAGGCCACCGCGGCGGCGTTAGGCGAGGACGGCGGCCGGTGGCGCGCGGCGTTCGGCGGCCCGGCCGCGCGCTTCGACGTGCTGGCTCAGGACATCATGGGCCCGTTGCTGCGGGTGCCCAAGCATCCGTTGGCGCTGGCCCGGTTCGGCGCCCCCACGGTGCTGCCCGCGGCGGTGTTCACCCGGCTGTTTCGCACCCCGCAGGCCCGTGCTTTGTTCGGAGGCGTTGCGGCCCATACGTTTCAGCCGCTGCACCACCCCCTGACCTCGGCGATCGGGCTGGGCATCATCACGGCCGGGCACCGGCACGGCTGGCCCGTGGCCGAGGGCGGTTCGCAGGCCATCACCGACGCGCTCGCGGCCGTGCTCGCCGAGTTGGGCGTCAAGGTGGAGACCGGGGTTCACGTCACATCAGCGGCCCAGCTGCCGCCCGCCGACGTCACGATGTTCGACATCGCACCGACAGCGGTGGCCGACATCCTGGGTGACCGGTTGCCGCGGCGCGTCGCCCATGGCTTCCGTCGTTTCCGCTACGGCCCAGGCGCGTTCAAGGTCGACTTCGCGGTGGAAGGCCCCGTACCGTGGACCAATCCGCAGGTGGGCCGGGCCGGAACCGTGCATCTGGGCGGTGATTTCGACGAGATCGCCGCGACCGAGCGGGACATCCACGCCGGCCGCATGCCGCGGCGGCCGTTCGTCCTCGTCGGCCAGCAGTACCTGGCCGATCCGAGCAGATCCTCGGGCAACGTCAATCCCGTGTATTCGTATGCCCATGTGCCCCATGGCTATACCGGGGATGCGACCGAGGCCATCATCGGTCAGTTCGAGCGGTTTGCGCCCGGCTTCCGGGAGCGCATCGTCGGCATGGCGGTGCGGTCGACCACCGAGATGTCGGTGTACAACCCCAACTACGTGGGCGGTGACATCTGCACGGGCGCCAAGGACATCCGGCAACTGGTGTTCGGTCCGCGCACCACACTGCAGCCCTACCGGGTCGGTGTGCCCGGCATGTTCATCTGCTCGGCGGCCACGCCGCCCGGGCCCGGCGCACACGGCATGTGCGGTGCGAACGCCGCCGAGCAGGCGCTCACCTTCCTTGCGCGAGCAGTCGCGTAG
- a CDS encoding DUF4331 family protein, producing MSNHFTGLSLGPPLGDQRLDLCDLYAFQSPADPARTVLILNANPNADALHPDAIYRLAIDNDGDLRNDIAFSYVFSEPVGGRQTVDVYLAAGDDAESPEAVGERIFTDVEVSFGKEPNIVETNGFRFFAGARSDAFFFDFDGIKNLFDITGGRNFTAPHLGGESPWTGQDSNTEANVFSMVMELPTEQLGADPDIRIWGRCSVRRDGELLHVDRAGHPSVSSFFNTDDTKEEYNASEPIHDRERWIGQFIHLLGHTGGYSHDEAVAAIDDEGILPDMLTYNPARPARYPNGRVFTDDVIDYRLASLTKGDCPPSGLSPHTDTLDEFPYLGPPH from the coding sequence ATGTCAAACCACTTCACCGGCCTCAGCCTGGGCCCACCGCTGGGGGATCAGCGTCTCGATCTGTGCGACCTGTACGCGTTCCAATCGCCCGCAGATCCGGCACGCACCGTGCTGATCCTCAACGCCAACCCGAACGCCGACGCGCTGCACCCGGACGCGATCTACCGGCTGGCCATCGACAACGACGGTGACCTGCGCAACGACATCGCGTTCAGCTACGTGTTCTCCGAGCCGGTCGGTGGTCGCCAGACGGTCGATGTGTACCTCGCGGCCGGCGACGACGCCGAGTCACCCGAGGCCGTGGGGGAGCGGATCTTCACCGACGTCGAAGTTTCGTTCGGCAAGGAGCCGAACATCGTCGAGACCAACGGATTCCGGTTCTTCGCCGGGGCCCGCAGCGATGCGTTCTTCTTCGATTTCGACGGCATCAAGAACCTGTTCGACATCACGGGCGGCCGCAACTTCACCGCGCCGCATCTCGGTGGCGAATCCCCTTGGACGGGACAGGATTCCAACACCGAGGCCAACGTGTTCTCGATGGTGATGGAACTGCCGACCGAGCAGCTGGGTGCCGACCCGGACATCCGGATCTGGGGCCGGTGCAGTGTGCGCCGCGACGGTGAACTGCTGCATGTCGACCGCGCCGGGCACCCGTCGGTCAGCAGCTTCTTCAACACCGACGACACCAAGGAGGAATACAACGCCAGCGAGCCGATCCATGACCGGGAGCGCTGGATCGGCCAGTTCATCCACCTGCTCGGACACACCGGCGGCTATTCACATGACGAGGCGGTCGCGGCGATCGACGACGAAGGCATCCTGCCCGACATGCTGACCTACAACCCGGCCAGGCCGGCCAGATATCCGAACGGGCGCGTGTTCACCGATGACGTGATCGACTACCGGTTGGCGTCGCTCACCAAGGGCGACTGCCCGCCGTCGGGCTTGAGCCCGCACACCGACACTCTCGACGAATTCCCGTATCTCGGCCCGCCGCACTGA
- a CDS encoding MBL fold metallo-hydrolase: MADRVRLGNATVTRVLELTFEPGIELFAQTPAQAWTDNADLMVPTFYNPATGKWRVAIQSWVIDVDGLRVLVDTGVGNGRERPHLPVLSNLDTDYLDGLTQAGVDPKSVDVVVNTHLHTDHVGWNTMRRGDGWVPTFPNARYFMPEADFRFFSPDGPGTHDGIRTVFADSVLPVEDQTVLWSGDYQISESLALRSAPGHTPGSSVLWLDAGHPAVFVGDLTHCPIQIPRPSDPCAFDVDADAAAVTRRRILAEATRRRATVIPAHYPGHGGATIVARGDRFQVDDWLDVDPI, encoded by the coding sequence ATGGCTGATCGCGTCCGGCTCGGGAACGCCACGGTCACCCGGGTTCTGGAGCTGACGTTCGAGCCAGGGATCGAGCTGTTCGCGCAGACGCCGGCACAGGCCTGGACCGACAACGCCGACCTGATGGTGCCGACGTTCTACAACCCGGCGACCGGGAAGTGGCGGGTCGCGATCCAGAGCTGGGTGATCGACGTCGACGGGCTGCGCGTGCTCGTCGACACCGGGGTCGGCAACGGGCGTGAACGACCCCACCTTCCGGTGCTGTCGAATCTCGACACCGATTACCTCGACGGTCTGACGCAGGCCGGCGTCGACCCGAAAAGTGTTGACGTGGTGGTGAACACACACCTGCACACCGACCACGTCGGGTGGAACACCATGCGCCGCGGCGACGGCTGGGTGCCGACGTTCCCCAACGCGCGCTACTTCATGCCCGAAGCCGACTTCCGGTTCTTCAGCCCGGACGGGCCGGGAACCCACGACGGCATCCGGACCGTGTTCGCCGACAGCGTGCTGCCGGTCGAGGACCAGACGGTGCTGTGGTCGGGCGACTACCAGATCAGCGAATCGCTCGCGTTGCGGTCGGCACCCGGGCACACGCCGGGATCCTCGGTGCTGTGGCTCGACGCGGGCCATCCGGCGGTGTTCGTCGGCGATCTGACCCACTGCCCGATCCAGATCCCGCGGCCGTCGGACCCGTGCGCATTCGACGTCGACGCCGACGCCGCGGCCGTCACCCGCAGGCGCATCCTCGCCGAAGCCACGCGCAGACGCGCCACCGTCATCCCGGCGCACTACCCCGGCCACGGCGGCGCGACCATCGTGGCGCGCGGCGACCGGTTTCAGGTCGACGACTGGCTGGACGTCGACCCGATCTGA